AACTGTGATAAAAAGCCCACTGTCTGACCACAGGTCAATTATAAATTTGGATGAATGTATACTTCATGAATGCTATGTAGCTTCCGTTACTGGTTTTCAgtcagccttctctctctcccacccaccctatctctccatctctctttctctctgtctgtcagacagactacaactaacagtaaatctcaataataccaatattatagttttccgcaatggaggtcatctttcgactcatgaaaaatggtgctatggtgatagggaaataaaagtaacaaaTACATattaaatatttaggaatgttattcacaactaaATTGAGTTTGATGTCTACATGGGATGAAGCAaatggaaaagggaaaaaaggtgtaatccaaattataaaataacgtaggagactgcgttcgactgacacacagcttttctggaaactttttgaCATACAAATTGAACCACCCTTGAACTATGGatcggaaatatggggactcatgtcaaataaccaaatggaaaaggtacatacatttgcaatgaagcactttcttggtgtcccattacactcatcaaacactataatgtatggcgaaaccagCAGGTACCCTTTGCATATTagatcagttgtaaaatgcataaaatattggctcaagcTAACAATCAATATTTCAAAGAGAGTATATTAagattaaaacaaataaatggcataaaatctgctttgcgaagctcagatggagagcacttggactgaatgccaacagaagattgTTCAATTCAGacatagcaacatctccttgcccagtgtgtggcgcaagcccagaagatgaaaatcatttcatgtttaactgcaaaagatatgatgaattgcgaaaaaaaactgtaccatttctatacagctccagcgcagagaaaagatttgttcggcatactgatgacagaaaatgaagataaaatATGtatcttgcaaaatatgtatctgataCAATAAATATATGGAAAACGTCCGTCATCGGTCCAAATATTTGTTAATCaataaaaattagtatgggttctatgatgAAAagacatagataaaaaggaagggctacatttggatggtcaatctcgacatagTAAttatatgtgttcgtattgatatgatgggttttgatgttcaggcataaataattatttcaggacttatatgtactttagtatgtgtttgtattgatatgatgtgtgtcgatgttacatacataaatatttatcatttgatttatatcatgtactttgtttcctgtgtactgtccaaaccttggtgatgaacgactgaaaaaaaggcacattatccCCCTGTCATATGtactttaagcaaatgacaaagtgccagtgttgcaaatctcttattagtttatgttgtttcaattcagttttcctttctgttccattttgtctATTTTGCAACATTttattctgattagtacctactatgtcactagagcttttcagttaatgacattaaacatttcagtgttcagtgttctttctctctgtcaccttctctctctgtctctgtctctctgtctgtctgtctctctccctctctccaatccTAGTACTATTGTTCAGAAACCAGCAGTGGAAAACACATTTCCTGTTTTCCATGCGAAATAACTGAaacactgtttttttctttcaggtttcaGTCTTACTGAACAGAATGCAGAAATCCCAGCAGAAAGTCTTCCTTGGGCAAGCTTTGTCAGCATGTGCAGACTTCCTGACAGAATACCTCCCACTGGCCAATGCTCATGCTGTGGACTTCATCATTCACGATGCCTGGAACACCGTGCTGCCCTCACGCATCCAGTGTGAGCTGCTGGCTCTGTCAGAAGAGCAACTCTTTCAGTTACCATCAAACTGCATTTGTCATGAACCATACTCACCACACAAGCCAAGCAAGGCACCAGAAGAATGCAAACAGAATACAGAACTTGAAAAACGTTTTGGAGATGTTCAGCTACATACTGATGAAGTTAAAATGTGTGAGGGGAAAAGTGAATGGgccagtgatacacacagtgctGAATCAGAATCAAACGGTGAAGTCctcaagaaagagacaaagaaaaatcaAGATTCAAAAGGAGCTGTCTGGAATCATGATTCACTCAGAGTTTTTTTGGAGGCGGTCAAAGAGCATTGTTTGGACAGGCTGCTGAGTCTGAATGAGTCAATGGACAACTTAAGTTCTTGGTTAGACAGcagagatgggtgtggggtgaagaGGGTGCCGTTTGTGCATGCCTTCATGAATGAGAAGAAGATGCATGAAGTAGAAATGATGGCCGATTTATGTGCTCGGATATTTGACAGATCATCTGCTGATCTTGTGAGTATTCTGTAAAGTTGTGATTATTAATGAGTGTCTCTGTATTTTACATCAGTGATGCATGATGTTAACTAGATAAGTAAACATCCAAGATGTTATGAAtttcctctccccccatcccccttccctttccttcacCATTATTCACCATGATTATTGTTGGAGGTGGGCTGAGGGAGGTtaggttgttttttatttactcaATATTTGTATGCTTGTTAACACAACAACATTGTCtcagacaccaccacccacccctattcAAGTTTGAACTTCATGACTGCAGCCTGTTGTGCCCTTGTAAAAATGTCTTTTTTAGTCCAGCTGCATTTGTCAGTATACAGTGTGCGCGTATTTTATATTCACTCCAACTACATGCCTGTCTTTAACAAAGTATGTTTACAGTAGTAATGCAAGCTGATCTTGTTCTGTCTTACAAGCTTGCTTGATTTGTCATGTCTTGAAAGTTCaagttgccttgtcttgtcctgtcttatcAATAAATATGGCATGAATTGATGAAATTAGTGCCATCAAGTAAATAGCATTTCATCCAACAGTGATTGTGTCAGTCTTCTGTGTAACAGGTGATCGACATAGGGAGTGGCAAAGGCTACCTCagcacccatctctctctgcaaTGCCATCTGCCCGTCATCGGCATCgactcacagccacacaacacatcGGGTGCAGTACAGCGTGCAGTGAAACTGGAGAGACAGTGGAACACCTTGGtgaaacatgaacagaaaaagGCGGAGAAGAAGGTTCAGCAGCAAGAGTTCCATCTCGGAATAACAGCAGAATGTTCCATGTCCTCTGACATGTCTTGTGATACAGCACAGGGACAGTCAAGTTATGTTTGTAATGATGCATGCTCATTAATCTCTAACAAGGACAGTCATCAGAAAAAAGCTAAACACCAAATACATCAGTCTAAAGGTAGCAAAGAAGATTCAGAATCAAAGTCAAATCAAAATTCAAACTTTTGTAGCAAAAATCAAAACTCCAGGTCAGAATCTACACGACTACCTAACAAAAATGAGACAGACACGGCACACCTACCGCAACGAAAAGAAGAACTCAAACGAGCCGAAACACAAACTGAGCGGTCATCAAAAGCAAGTTCAAAGCACATCGCCGTGACCATGTTTGTCGACCCAGACACCTGTCTGTCCGAGCTTGTCGACGAGTCCATCAATACGCTTTGTCCAGAGAAGCAGGCCCAAGATGTGAGGCTGCTGCTGACAGGACTGCACACCTGTGGTCCCCTGGGTGCCAGCATGCTgcgcctgtttgtgaaggacgaggcggtgagggtggtgtgtggggtgggctgCTGCTACCAGCTCATGCAGGAAAGGTTCACAGGTGATTCAGGACTCTGGCAGAATCCTTGGAAGTATCAACAGGAATCAGGAAGACTGATGGGTAACACACAGCTTGAATGTTgttttggtggtagtggtggtggtggtgtattgtgtcatatctgatggtggtggtgttgtgttgtagatATATTGTTTGTAGTTCTTCGGTTTTTTGATTGCCTTGTTTAATTTCGAGCGGTTTTAACccctttgtctttttatttatttatttttttaatgcatggGATGTGTAATTTGCTAGTAAGGTGTTAAGTAAATGTCTTCAAACTGTGAATGATGTAACAATGTTACACACTTGATTACTTATCGCATATGATTTAAAATTGTATTTGGGGAATCACATGTTTGTGCAGTGATGCATTTTAACGTCATTTACATTgtcttcaatctttttttttaatttaaaagacAGTCCAGCGTTGTTTTCAGTTTAAACTTTAAAAATCAAAGCATCTAATTCTGTCACTGATTTTTTCCATTGTTTTCAAACATTTCAGAATTCGTGCCCGACCAGATGGAAGGAGACTTTCCATTGAGCAGTGTTCTGCTGGACAGGAAGATGGCCATTGGTCGCACAGCCCTTAACATAGCATCTCTGGCACTGCCGCGGATGGCTCAGTCTGCTGAGGAGGTAGGCTTTCTTCAGTTTGATATTTACCATGATATTGTGCCATCAATTCTGATAATTACTCATTCAGTGTAATAAGCATGCTTATGAGGAAAATTAAAatgaatcaaaaaacaaaaactgaaaataaattaaaTCAGTTTAGGTTAGTCTGATTGAATGATGAATTGTCATCCATTCATCatttacacatgtatacatgaggCACCATGACAGAAATGGTTAGGTgttggacatctgatccagtgttcaacagtGATCAGGGCTCGAGGCCCCGTCTCAGCATGGTGTTATGTTATGAGCTAAGGCATTTTTctttaatgactaccaagttaaaccgatttctcagtcaaagaaggctactcacttgtgTAGCTTTCGttggcgatccggccggcttcttcagcgcaactgctgggtagagaactagcagctgCGCACATCAccgtgagcgaactcacgacaatgcGACTTGACGAATGAGGAGTACACCGAAGGCAGTTTGCGTCGGCCccggttgagggtggggttcctggcggtgatgtggactgcctcctttactcccctctggaaccatcttgcttctctgtTGAGAACTTGCACATTGCACTTTTCTTTGattctcctcactccactcaggtgtgaatgggggtaCCTGACATTGGTTGGTGATGATTAAAATGACAAAAGGAGAAGACTGGGTCCCGATTTCCGTCAGTTCCAGAGCTGATCCCAAAACATATGGTTCAAATTCACTGCCACAATGGCCATAAAAGGCAATGGGGCAtgtaatttgtttaaaaaaaaaaaagtatatttgtGTGTTATATGAGTGCTTATTTTATACTctctttgttgctgtggttttgcAGCTGCAGGGCAAAACCTACTACCCCCGGGCGCTGCTCCAGGCCTTCATCCACAGCAAGCTGGGCCACATTCCTCAGGACCTGAAGAAACTGCGCAAACTGGCCAAACAAGCCAGTGGGCCTGTGGACTATGTCAGGAGAGCCATACAGAAACTGAATATCCCTGGTTGTCAGGTGAGTGTTTTGCAGGCAACCATATATGAATTGAATATCCCTGGTTGTCAGGTGAGTGTTTTGCAGGTAACCATACATAAATTGAATACCCCAGGTTTTCAGGTGAGTGTACCACAATCATATGAATTGAATATCCCTGGTTGTCAGGTGAGTGTTTTGCAGGCAACCATATATGAATTGAATATCCCAGATTGTCAGGTGAGTGTTTTGCAGGCAACCAGATTCTGAATATCCCTGATTGTCAGGTCAGGCAAacagtgttcatgtgtttgtgttcatgtgtttgtgtgtattcactGTTTATAATCTGTGTTGTGCCAGTAAGAAAATTCAGTTGAACTGATGTCAATTTACAAAGATGTACAAGGTAGCCTGAACTGTCAAAGGGTTTTGCTACcttaagtaacttttttttttcagcgcatcagtttttattgtttgttaatgttgttttgatCAGTTAAGATGATTAATATGTTTTTATATTCGTCCATACACCAACGAAAGTGAAAGATATTAAAtcttgaatgttgtgtgtgtgtgtgtgtgtgttgcttgtttgcttgcatacaatctgtctatatctgtttatctctgtctgtctgtctgtctatctacctatctgtctagatctgtctgtctgtctttatctatgtatctatctatctatatatctatgtatctgtatgtgtgtgtgtgcatgcatgtttttgtttatAGACAAGAGCTCATTCTTCACAGCAGACGTGATATGATTTTCCATATGGATGTACATATGTATGCTGCAAAAGATCACAGAAGGATCCAGTGGCTCAAAGTATGAGCTGTTTTTTTACAGGCGACTGAGGAGGAGATTGATCAGTTCCACGCCCAGCACCGCCACATGGAACAGAAGATGGCAGCTTTCTTCCAGCTGAGGGCGGTTCTGGCACCTGTTGTAGAGACAGTGGTGCTCCTGGATAGAATGCTGTACTTGATGGAACAggtgggttggtttgtgtgtgtgagtggggggggggggggtgcatgtgtatgtgtatgtgtgtgcttttgtgtgtgtatgtgcttgtgtgtttgcgtgtgcttatgtgtgtgtgtgtgtgtgtggctttgagtGTGTGAATAGGTTATGCTATGTGGAGGAGATGGGAGGGGTCTAGAAGATTTTTTGATGAAATGAGGTGAGGTAAATTGTCAttcccaccaccttcaccacccttcTGATCCTTCTTCAAGTCCCACCAcccatactcctttttttttttttttcttttttctttttttgtctctcttttcagcAGGTTTGGGAAGATGGTTTCCATGCCTTGATGTTTCTGAGGAAACCCTCAGTATACATTTGCGATAGACAAACATGTAGGTGTTtgcagctttgtgtgtgtatacatgtatgcatgtgtatacctgGACATGAAGGCATGTTTTGTGCATATTCATAAATGTGTGTTTATGGGttgcatgagagagagtgtgtgttttgtgatgcaTGTTGTTTGTGCCTTGTCTTTCAGCAGATAATAATGTTCCCCCCAAAATGGTTGTTGTGCTGTACTCAAATGTCTTTGTCATCCTACATTGTGGTTAAAATTTCCAGGCAGAGTTTGTGAAGATTTTGTCACTTCCTTAATGTATTACCTCCCTTGTATTATGAACATGTGCCATAAGCTCAGCACTTTCAAAGATGAAGGGCACAGAGACTAAAGCCAGTATTGAATGATAGTGTTTACTGCTTCAGTAGGCATGCAGATGCACTTCAGTAGattgctttatttcttttctcataTTTGGGAGTCAGAAGACTAATTCCTTTTTAAAAAGAATCTTACTCTATCCCTCAATTTTGTTTTAATAGCCTTTAACCAGATACCCTTTAACCTTGGTTTTAAAATCCTTGGATGTCTCTTCATTTTaattctacagtgtgtgtgtgtggggggggggggatgtatgggtgtgggtgtgagtttaTGTGCTGGGTACACTAGTTTGTCAGAGAGtggtctgtgagactgcaaattgttaatgcgttgtgcatctgtgtgcatgtgtgtatatgtgtctgtgtctgtgtgtgcatgcagcttGCGTTGGTCTTtaattgtgcatgtgtgggttgtCATTGGTTCACTAAGCATAgcctattttctttcttgtttttatttcaatcttTTGCCTCATACATATCTTTCCTGGCACTATATTTCATATTATTTTATGTTACTGAAATTATATGTATtacatttttttaattgatatgTATTTttcaagtttatttatttattcttatatttatttgtatatcttatttatcttatttcatttctgttcatttattcattcatttgtttggctctcaaggcctgatgagcacagtatcagaatcagtatcagtagctcaaggaggcgtcactgcgttcggtcaaatctgtatacgctacaccacatctgccaagcagatgcctgaccagcagcgtaacccaacgcgcttagtcaggccttgagaaaaaaaagaaaaaagaaaataataataataaagaaaatgaaaaatagaataaaatgaaaaaaaaagattaaaaaaagacaaataaataaataaataataatgatgagcaCATTGACTTATaaatgtgaaggtcaggcatctgctcacccccgttctttttgttcttttttatagcagatgtggatctgtctgcatgctctgacaccttTTTATAGCAGATGTGGATCTGCctgcatgctctgacaccttTTTATAGCAGATGTGGATCTGtctgcatgctctgacaccttTTTATAGCAGATGTGGATCTGCctgcatgctctgacaccttTTTATAGCAGATGTGGATCTGCctgcatgctctgacacctccttgaaactgaaacctcagTTGTGTATAATTCAGTGGTCGTGTATCAATGGATGGCCTTGTACTGATTGAGGGTCTTGCCCAGACTGATGGATGGTCATGTATCATCTGATTGCGTTGCATCAATTGATGGTTTTATTGTCAGGATTGCGTGGAGAATGCGTTCCTCGTGCGTCTGTTTGACCCAGTTGCCTCCCCTCGCTGTCACGCCATCATCGCCTTCAAGGAGGAAGACAGTCTGAAACCTTCTCACCTCTTCTGAACTCCACAGCGTCTCTGTCAGAATTAACTTCCTTTTTGAGCAGAAACCAAAGAATGTAATCTAATGTtaagtgtacctgtgtgtgtgctacaaaaatgtgtgtgtctgggtgtttgagtgtatgcatgtgtacgtgtgtgaaataAAAGCAGATTGACTGTGCTTTGTAATAAGATGTCAAGAGAGTGAAAAGTATTATGCTAAATTAAAAAGGATGGGTTGCCCATGAGTATTTTCTAAGTTTAATCAGTtataaccatgtgtgtgtgtatgagtgtgtgtgtttgtgtgcaatgtTTTTGATGTATGTTTGCATTTATGCCTTGTGGTATTATTCAatatgtgtgcatggtgtgtatgttatctgcatgcatttgtgtgcgtggaTATCAGTTTTTTGTTGTGGATGTATAGATGACTTCAAGTGCACATGACAGTGGTCTGGTTTGGTTTAATTTACTTTTATGTGTGCCTGAGAGTGGACGTGCAGTATTTAATGCCATTGAGGAATTCACTTAGTGTGGAGTTCTGTTTGTCAGAGTGAAATATTTTTCTGCTGTGGCAAAGTGTGTATTCAATACATAATGGAGACTGTGTTTTACATTCAATACATATTGGAGATCATGTTTTACAACAGTGAATAGATCATTTTGAaatcaatgtgtatgtgtgtttgtatgtgtatacatatgcgtgTGTGGAGTCTTCAATTTTCCACCTTAAGTGATAtaaagtgtacatgtgtgtgtgtgtgtgtgtgtgtgtgtgtgtgaaaatgtatgtTTTACTTTTCTCATAATTTGTCAAcagtagtctttttttctttcatttatttcattaatgacctatctgacactacactgacatctcCCAAATATCAGTGCAATGAGATGGTGTGTAGTGACAATGccacatttaaattttttttttttatatatccagGATCAAACTTGAAATCTTCTGAATGCAAACTCAGTTAACGCTCAGCCATGTGAAGTATGGCTTAGGTATCTTACCCTAGTGATGCagttcctccctcctctctacacATCTCTGCTGGCTTTCCATCAATGCTTCCCCAGATATACCccacttccttcctccccttcttgtTATTCACCTGTCTTCTTCTGTATTGtagacagtttcttttttttttttttgctcacccATCATCTGTactgtttcagtagcattactcccatgccgctcattccaagtcttccatacacagccacacccggattcgcctgtcgcagtcccagtgccggcagtccatagggaaccatTGGTGCTAGGTTGCCAGAGGCCACACACCAtatgagaccctgcactgctgctgagccactttggtggtgttcggcagtgcctgttctgatttaccacactttggacaccacctacaaagCTCTCTACTGACGACAATAGTGATAACACTTTTAGAAGTAGAGAAGAAAAAGTCCCTACAAGGCACTTTTTTCCTTACCTTATGAAGAATAAGATATCAAAGACTTAAATGAAACTATACGGAACACAATGAGGGGAAAGTATGGCTGTCAAAGTCGTTCACAAGCTACAAAGTCCCATGCCTCTGTTCTtcgaacaacacaaccttcactgATGAACCAAGACCCAaatcctgaacaacttgacctttctAAGGACTCTCTGCCAAGAGGTCGTTGAACTCTGGTCAAGTCGGGGGATAAGTCgtgttggcctagaggttacACATCCATCTAGGAAGCAAAGGAATCTGAGCACACTAGTTTggatctccccctccactagaacctgagtggtggtctgaatgctagtcatttggatgtgtcgataaaccaaggtcccgtgtgcagcatgcacttatcgcacataaaagaactgaaggaaacaaaagggttgcccctggcaaaaatctgcagaaaaacccacttcgataggaaaagaactaaaactgcaggcagaaaaatacaaaaaaaaatgggtggcgctctcagtgtagcgatgcgctgtccctgaggagagcagcccaattttcacactgtgaaatctgttgtgacaaaaagagtaatacaatacaatatagtaacTCAATACAATATGCTATCGACAAACCTTACCAGGTGTAGGGCTACACCCACCACACATCAGACAGGCCGCAGTGCCTGTTTAGTGATGGACGATGGTGGTGGGACAAGGGTGAGGATTGGAGCGGTGAAGATTAACAGGGTAGTTTCACTAGCTGTGACCGGAAAGCTGGCATGGCGGGCAGACTGTTCCAGTTGAAcagttcagggggtggggggtgaggagaacgTTTTGTGTACTCAGTTCTGCAGTAAAGAACGGGACGGGGATGACTTTTAAAGTTAAGATACAACTTTGTTGTCAGTAAACACAGAAATTTATCTTTTGGCTCGAGTACACGTGACATTGGAACAAATATATATCAAAGTGTAAAAGTACAATCACTTTTGGAACATGACCattcacaacatatgcatcacaTACGTTTTCCCAGATCTTGTTTTAACAGTTGCCAACAGAACAGTGGGGGTCGTCTGTCTCTTTAGCCTTCATGTTCCCGTGACGACTCGTAAGTCGATGGACTGATTATGAGTAAATGACTTGGCCGGCAAGTCAATATTATTCCCGGGTGACTGGACGGGTGCAGAAGCTGAAGCATATTTGTAGCTGATATATTGATCAGGTGCTGGTGAAACCTGTATAAGTTGCAGAGCATGAAGTATCTCTAGCAGTCCTAGGAAGGACCAGTCGAGGGACTCCATCATGAGGTCCAcgcagaatgtgtgtttgtgcaaagtAGCCTTATATGGACATACTGGACAAGCATTTATATTATTACAAACTATATATAAAAAGGTCAGCTGAAGGGCATGTGTCCACTGTGTTGCTATAACTTGCAATGTTGAGAAGGGTAGTACACTGTAAAGTTATCAGTGGATATGAAATAACAAAAGAGAGTTATGAATGGCAAATATGAAACTGAACAAAAGTAAGGTATTTGTTGTTATAACTTATTCGTGTAAT
The window above is part of the Babylonia areolata isolate BAREFJ2019XMU chromosome 23, ASM4173473v1, whole genome shotgun sequence genome. Proteins encoded here:
- the LOC143297973 gene encoding putative methyltransferase-like protein 25, with product MQKSQQKVFLGQALSACADFLTEYLPLANAHAVDFIIHDAWNTVLPSRIQCELLALSEEQLFQLPSNCICHEPYSPHKPSKAPEECKQNTELEKRFGDVQLHTDEVKMCEGKSEWASDTHSAESESNGEVLKKETKKNQDSKGAVWNHDSLRVFLEAVKEHCLDRLLSLNESMDNLSSWLDSRDGCGVKRVPFVHAFMNEKKMHEVEMMADLCARIFDRSSADLVIDIGSGKGYLSTHLSLQCHLPVIGIDSQPHNTSGAVQRAVKLERQWNTLVKHEQKKAEKKVQQQEFHLGITAECSMSSDMSCDTAQGQSSYVCNDACSLISNKDSHQKKAKHQIHQSKGSKEDSESKSNQNSNFCSKNQNSRSESTRLPNKNETDTAHLPQRKEELKRAETQTERSSKASSKHIAVTMFVDPDTCLSELVDESINTLCPEKQAQDVRLLLTGLHTCGPLGASMLRLFVKDEAVRVVCGVGCCYQLMQERFTGDSGLWQNPWKYQQESGRLMEFVPDQMEGDFPLSSVLLDRKMAIGRTALNIASLALPRMAQSAEELQGKTYYPRALLQAFIHSKLGHIPQDLKKLRKLAKQASGPVDYVRRAIQKLNIPGCQATEEEIDQFHAQHRHMEQKMAAFFQLRAVLAPVVETVVLLDRMLYLMEQDCVENAFLVRLFDPVASPRCHAIIAFKEEDSLKPSHLF